A stretch of the Cuculus canorus isolate bCucCan1 chromosome 15, bCucCan1.pri, whole genome shotgun sequence genome encodes the following:
- the FBXL16 gene encoding F-box/LRR-repeat protein 16 has product MSNPRNGDTKPPCLPRNGLVKIPTQPNGLGSASITKGTPAVKNRLCQPSSVPAILSPALAHRSDLPIPSLASPLSLATLAGASSPPSASLVGLNTSEGSEQPSPERLPGSPSERQLAVDEKILNRLFWYFSACEKCVLAQVCKAWRRVLYQPKFWVGLTPVLHTKELYNILPGGEKEFVSLQGFAVRGFDGFCLVGVSDLDICEFIDNYPLSKKGVKSMSLKRSTITDAGLEVMLEQMQGVVRLELSGCNDFTEAGLWSSLNARITALSVSDCINVADDAIAAISQLLPNLTELNLQAYHVTDTALAYFTAKQGYTTHTLRLNSCWEITNHGVVNMVHSLPNLSVLSLSGCSKVTDDGVELVAENLRKLRSLDLSWCPRITDMALEYIACDLHKLEELVLDRCVRITDTGLSYLSTMSSLRSLYLRWCCQVQDFGLKHLLSMGSLRLLSLAGCPLLTTTGLSGLVQLQELEELELTNCPGATPELFKYFSQHLPCCMVIE; this is encoded by the exons ATGTCGAACCCGAGAAACGGTGACACTAAGCCCCCATGTTTACCCCGCAATGGACTGGTGAAGATCCCCACGCAACCCAACGGCCTTGGCTCCGCCAGCATCACCAAAGGCACCCCTGCTGTGAAGAACCGCTTGTGCCAGCCTTCCTCCGTGCCTGCCATCCTCAGCCCGGCCTTAGCCCACCGCAGCGACCTGCCCATCCCCAGCCTGGCCTCCCCGCTCTCCTTGGCCACTCTGGCCGGcgcctcctcccctcccagcgCTTCTTTGGTGGGACTGAACACAAGCGAAGGCTCAGAGCAGCCCTCGCCAGAGCGGCTGCCTGGCTCTCCCTCAGAAAGGCAGCTGGCAGTGGACGAGAAGATCCTCAACCGCTTGTTCTGGTACTTTTCGGCGTGCGAGAAGTGCGTGCTGGCACAGGTGTGCAAGGCGTGGCGACGGGTCCTCTACCAACCCAAGTTCTGGGTAGGCTTGACGCCAGTCCTGCACACCAAAGAGCTCTACAACATCTTGCCTGGCGGCGAGAAGGAGTTTGTCAGCCTGCAGGGCTTCGCCGTCCGTGGCTTTGACGGCTTCTGCCTTGTGGGTGTCTCCGACCTGGACATTTGTGAGTTCATTGACAACTACCCCCTCTCCAAGAAGGGGGTCAAGTCCATGAGCCTTAAGAGGTCAACCATCACAGATGCGGGGTTGGAG GTGATGCTCGAGCAGATGCAGGGAGTGGTGCGGCTGGAGCTGTCGGGCTGCAACGATTTCACAGAGGCCGGGCTGTGGTCCAGCCTCAACGCTCGCATCACAGCACTGAGCGTCAGTGATTGCATCAACGTGGCCGACGACGCCATCGCAGCCATCTCGCAGCTCCTGCCCAACCTCACCGAGCTCAACCTGCAAGCCTACCACGTGACGGACACAGCGCTCGCCTACTTCACCGCCAAGCAAGGCTACACCACCCACACCCTCCGCCTCAACTCCTGCTGGGAGATCACCAACCACGGCGTGGTCAACATGGTCCACAGCCTGCCCAACCTGAGCGTCCTCAGCCTCTCGGGCTGCTCCAAGGTGACGGATGATGGTGTGGAGCTGGTGGCCGAGAACCTACGGAAACTGCGCAGCCTTGACCTCTCCTGGTGCCCTCGCATCACCGACATGGCCCTGGAGTACATCGCCTGTGACCTGCACaagctggaggagctggtgcTCGACAG GTGTGTGCGGATCACCGACACCGGCCTCAGCTACCTGTCCACCATGTCGTCCCTGCGGAGCCTCTACCTGCGCTGGTGCTGCCAG GTGCAGGATTTCGGGCTGAAGCATCTCCTGAGCATGGGCAGCCTGCGCCTCCTCTCACTGGCCG GCTGCCCCTTGCTGACCACCACGGGGCTGTCAGGCCtggtgcagctgcaggagctggaggagctggagctcaCCAACTGCCCTGGGGCCACGCCGGAGCTCTTCAAGTACTTCTCCCAGCACCTCCCGTGCTGCATGGTGATCGAGTAG